The Carassius gibelio isolate Cgi1373 ecotype wild population from Czech Republic chromosome B12, carGib1.2-hapl.c, whole genome shotgun sequence genome has a segment encoding these proteins:
- the LOC127969401 gene encoding transmembrane protein 180-like, with protein MGKRVWGLCQGVSTAVLYGSLALFVSILHNVFLLYYVETFVSVYKIDKLSFWVGETVFLIWNSLNDPLFGWLSDRSFLSSPQSGSQITSPEVVLKRLQALSRSGPLFALSFLSFWVAWTWPGLQFLICLCLYDGFLTVVDLNHNALLADLAVSAHDRTRLNFHSSLFSAMGSLSVFLSYSFWNKENFYSFRLFCVTLATLSMLGFFVVSRLLRHRFQNEVQLRKDESQALTELSVGQAPFTSPEKPVTLGKYLKQLSHHKNFMWFVSMNLVQVFHCHFNNNFFPLFLEHLLSDHISASTGSFLLGISYIAPHLNNLYFLTLCRRLGVYQVVRGLFLLKLGLSVVMLLAGADHVYLLCIFIASNRVFTEGTCKLLNLVITDLVDEDFVLNRRQQAASALLFGMVALVTKPGQTFAPLLGTWLLCLYTGYDIFERNSVAEVPIAAAAVPVPLRQGCFYLLVFVPISCALLQLLAWSRFTLHGQRLQNIKTLRQGAQHSHLIDVKAI; from the exons ATGGGAAAGAGGGTATGGGGCCTCTGCCAGGGCGTCTCAACGGCTGTGCTCTATGGCTCCCTGGCTCTGTTCGTCTCCATTCTCCACAATGTCTTCTTACTGTACTATGTGGAGACCTTTGTGTCTGTTTACAAGATTGACAAGTTGTCGTTTTGGGTGGGAGAG ACTGTGTTTCTGATATGGAATAGCCTGAACGACCCTCTTTTTGGCTGGCTGAGTGACCGCTCATTCCTGAGCTCTCCTCA GTCTGGGTCCCAGATCACGTCCCCTGAGGTGGTCCTGAAGCGTCTGCAGGCACTCTCCCGTAGCGGGCCTCTCTTTGCCCTTTCGTTCCTTTCCTTCTGGGTTGCCTGGACCTGGCCTGGACTGCAGTTCCTCATCTGCCTGTGCCTTTACGATGGCTTCCTCACGGTGGTCGACCTCAACCACAACGCTCTCCTGGCCGACCTGGCCGTGTCAGCACATGACCGCACACGCCTCAACTTCCACAGTTCCTTGTTCAGTGCGATGGGCTCTCTGTCCGTCTTCCTCTCTTACTCCTTCTGGAACAAGGAAAACTTCTACTCCTTCAGACTCTTCTGCGTGACTCTAGCCACTCTCTCAATGCTAGGCTTTTTTGTGGTTTCACGTCTCCTGCGGCACCGGTTTCAGAACGAAGTCCAGCTACGCAAGGACGAGAGCCAAGCACTCACTGA ACTGAGTGTCGGTCAGGCTCCTTTTACCTCACCTGAAAAGCCAGTCACTCTTGGGAAGTATCTAAAGCAGCTGTCACACCACAAGAACTTTATGTGGTTTGTTTCTATGAACCTTGTACAG GTATTCCACTGCCATTTCAACAACAATTtctttcctctatttttggagcACCTCCTGTCAGACCATATCTCTGCCTCAACCGGATCCTTCCTGCTGG GCATTTCTTACATTGCACCTCATCTGAACAATCTCTACTTTTTGACGCTGTGCCGAAGACTGGGTGTCTATCAGGTTGTCCGCGGGCTCTTCCTCCTGAAGTTGGGTCTCAGTGTAGTCATGCTCTTAGCCGGAGCGGACCACGTCTACCTGCTCTGCATCTTTATTGCTAG TAATCGTGTCTTCACTGAGGGCACTTGTAAACTGCTGAACCTGGTGATCACAGACTTAGTGGATGAGGACTTTGTGTTGAACCGCCGACAACAAGCAGCTTCCGCCCTGCTCTTTGGGATGGTTGCCTTGGTAACCAAGCCTGGCCAGACCTTTGCCCCTCTTCTTGGTACCTGGCTGCTGTGTCTctacacag GATATGACATCTTTGAGAGGAACTCAGTAGCAGAAGTACCGATTGCTGCTGCTGCGGTCCCTGTGCCACTGCGTCAGGGTTGTTTTTATCTGCTGGTGTTCGTGCCCATTTCCTGTGCCCTTCTGCAGCTGTTGGCGTGGTCTCGCTTCACACTGCATGGGCAAAGACTACAAAACATTAAGACCCTAAGGCAAGGTGCCCAACACAGCCACCTTATTGATGTCAAGGCTATCTAA